GGTCATCGAACATCACTTCCGTGATGCCGACTAGGCGGCGCGTTTCTGGCTTGCCAACCGCTTGCACCTGGATTTGGTCGTAACGGAACAGCCCGTCGCGCGGGAACTCGCCTAACCGGCCGCGTTCGACGAACGGCGCCAAGGCGCGCTTGACGGCATCGTCCACCTTGCCGACTTGTTCCGCTCCGCCGAGCACTGCGCGAAACTGCTCGATCGCGGCCGCGTTCGCCGCGGGGTCTTCGCTTTTCGGGGCATCAGGGCGTTCGAAGGCCAGCCAATCTTCCGGCCGGACTTCGGCCACGGTCATGGCCGAGGCCACGGCAAATAGCGCGTTGTGCAGTTCGTCCTGCAGCTTTTGCCAGGGGGCCGTGTCCTGGTTGAAGACCGGATAGACTTCGCTGCGGGCCTGATTTTCCAGCTTTTCTTTCGCGGCGTCGTCCTGACGCTTAAATTCCACCCGTGAGCTGATCGCCCGGCGCGAGATCGTGCCGTCGCGGAAGGTGAACGGCGGCGACCAGGGCTGCATCAATGCCCAGATCGCCAGGCAGGTCACGAGGCAGAGTCCGCCGCGCATCAGCACGTCCGGATCGCGCAGGGCCATCCGGTAGCGCTCCCAGCGGCTCGGCGGGAGGTCGAGCGTGGTGACGCGGGGATTTCGTCGTCGGCGAGGTGTGCCGTTGGCCATCGTCGGTGCGGCGCCGTGTTAGCGGCGGCGCTGGGGTCCGTCGTCATATGCCCGGACGATGTCCTGCACCAACCGATGGCGCACGATGTCCGCGTCGGAGAGTTGAACTTGTGCAATGCCCTGGATGCCGCGCAAGCGCTCGACGGCGTCGATCAGGCCGCTGCGCTGATGCGACGGCAGGTCGATCTGCGTGGTGTCGCCGGAGATCACGATCTTCGAGCCGTGCCCCATGCGCGTCAGGAACATCTTCATCTGCGCGACGGACGTGTTCTGCGCTTCGTCGAGAATCATGAACGCTTCGTTGAGCGTGCGGCCGCGCATGTAGGCCAGCGGTACGACTTCGATGATTTCCTGCTCGCCGAACCGTTTGATCTGATCGTGGTCCATCATCTCGCGGAGCGCATCTTTGAGCGGCCGCAGGTACGGATTGATCTTGGCTTCCAAGTCGCCGGGCAAGTAGCCCAGGCTCTCGCCGGCCTCGACTGCCGGACGAACGAGTACGATCTTGCGGATCAACTCCTGTTTCAAGGCCGCGACGGCCATGGCGACAGCCAGGTAGGTTTTTCCGGTGCCGGCCGGTCCGCAGCAGAAGACAATGTCGTGGGCGCGAATGGAATCGATGTAGCGCTCTTGCCCCAGCGTGCGCGGGACGATTTTGCGCGAGGCTGCGAAAACGTCGATCGCCACGGCCTTGCGAACCGCGCCGCCGTTGTTGAGCGTGGCCAGCGTGCGCTGCACGTCCTCGGCGGAAAGTTCGCCGTGGCGTTGCACGAGGGCTTTGAATTGTTCGAGCACGTCGGCGGCCTTGGCCACCGGCGCGGCATCGCCGCGAATCAGAATCTGATCGTCGCGAGCCGTGATGGTGACGCCGAGCGCGGTGCGCAGGGCTCGCAGGTGTTGGTCGCCAGGCCCAAACAACGCCAAGAGCGTCGGGGCGTCGACTTTCGAGATTGTGGCTTCGCTCATCCAGCGGCACGCCGGCATTGCAGCCAGCGCAGGTACGGACGGGTAGTGACTGGGTAATTTAACCATACTGCTGGGGACGGGGCCAGCGGCGGGTTTTTCGGTCGTCGTAAGCTATTTAATGCACAGCACTTGCGTCGCCAACTATTTCCTCGTTACGGACCCGCCAATCCGTAGGACCAGCACCAGTAGGCCACGGGGGCGGCGAACAGGATCGAATCCAGCACGTCCAATACGCCCCCAAAGCCGGGCATCCAGGCGCTGGAATCCTTGCGGCCGACGTCGCGCTTGATGAGCGACTCGGCCAGATCTCCGAACATCCCGGCCAGCCCGACGACGAAACCGTAAAGCAGCCAGCGACTGGGTTCCAGGACGCGAGCATGGGAAGTCAGCAACGGCAACAACCAGGCCCCGGTGAGCCAGCCGCCGAAGCACGCGGAGAGCAATCCGCCGACTGCGCCTTCCCAGGTT
This region of Planctomycetia bacterium genomic DNA includes:
- a CDS encoding PhoH family protein; translated protein: MSEATISKVDAPTLLALFGPGDQHLRALRTALGVTITARDDQILIRGDAAPVAKAADVLEQFKALVQRHGELSAEDVQRTLATLNNGGAVRKAVAIDVFAASRKIVPRTLGQERYIDSIRAHDIVFCCGPAGTGKTYLAVAMAVAALKQELIRKIVLVRPAVEAGESLGYLPGDLEAKINPYLRPLKDALREMMDHDQIKRFGEQEIIEVVPLAYMRGRTLNEAFMILDEAQNTSVAQMKMFLTRMGHGSKIVISGDTTQIDLPSHQRSGLIDAVERLRGIQGIAQVQLSDADIVRHRLVQDIVRAYDDGPQRRR